The following proteins come from a genomic window of Montipora capricornis isolate CH-2021 chromosome 9, ASM3666992v2, whole genome shotgun sequence:
- the LOC138016655 gene encoding pre-mRNA cleavage complex 2 protein Pcf11-like: MDSGEGAICEEYESSLEDLTFNSKPLINVLTMLAEENSQFASSITKLIEKRINQVQQQLKLPSLYLLDSIVKNVGGDYLHLVAQILEGTFTCVFEKADDKTRRDLYKLRTTWSPYFPAKLLYDLDVAVNKYDSNWPIPSVPPPSPSIHINPKFLKKADNTGVASLTSEISTPQEHQVVEGHQQRLVELERLQQEQLKLTELEIQEHQMKRDLLLKKQQQERKLLLQQQQQDILRLRLTNDDSDSDSVTSNGPPITAKVESTDSVKKTLSSRDPRLRRTEQEPDHVRESRPEEVQTLLPREPVINEEILVIDNRDRFPIPISNRERGKVSNRPPDHVAVSKTDSKVDPKKGMRRNVQHMAIVEEPALPVPHAERLVTESPKHGDFHREAKPKNNHRKRNPAEWPSRSGEYESAPEEPVVSKSHLGRGKLRKGRRKSLERQRGRGGRGRGPERKRELVHDGFQNEDDQRFTRIGEPVDPRYIVDRPGDSSSSFRGDWNSDVEHRDENFRPRDEPRLRHGKRRRGRGQTVYVRGRDHDEIMRSRSPGIAEQRVMDIVHERDRVESMEPSMEPRFAGPEIFQDPEFRIREEKHLDLSENNHPPFHSDPREQHFGEPHPKKPRPLLSDMEINELRNRKGASPNAGRMTPPHLPPEGFLGHPLERGEELPVFDPHMDGPFHPDLGPAPHGEFGPPVEHHGMWEHGFEIPRELMLDRQNEIMRRAERRLQSGDLTVDQHHDLMDKLHQLYELQRQSEQLRHPPDMRHPLPEHDVRLMIPVPRPGAPTDMDDPMLDAGPGRPMPPMYEEHSSMPPRGPPPMDLQGPPVRLDGPRFDVNEPRMERHNENFRGHPRELDQHPHDRIVLRGPMEPPVRFDGPPRREDMPNPMFGRPVEDIPAPRTPPRQERGGEVAPPTPNTMMEKKAVDDLFRKLMQVGIIKVTPEPGSESPRHDPLPAPPPAEAQQPPPLPTRPVSSVLPILAAVLPQKDLLIEKKPIPEIKLVPYELKRRHDGVISSLYVGTQCSSCGLRFPGEAAKIYREHLDWHFRKNRREKDSRRVAHRQWYFMVKDWLGYEEISDPDERARSSFFDVNTGAVDSPDPSKESKDIFIGDGSCPVLSSDTEAEAECDICCEKLEQFWEETNEEWHYKAAVRIDGKTYHLLCYQDAKENQGEPDKDDNKLDKEEEESTEVDGDQTSSHQGDTNVKEEKKFTEKIETSKGKTVAEKTDTKSREKDSLKVKGEGAREKGSVSVSSNSVDNKENETKGDDT; this comes from the exons GTTCAGCAACAGCTAAAGTTGCCATCTCTCTATCTGCTGGACTCAATTGTCAAGAATGTTGGTGGGGACTACCTTCACCTGGTTGCTCAAATCTTGGAGGGAACGTTCACCTGTGTCTTTGAAAAG GCAGATGACAAGACTCGTCGTGATCTTTACAAGTTGCGGACCACTTGGTCACCATACTTTCCAGCCAAACTACTATACGATTTAGATGTTGCTGTTAATAAGTACGACTCAAATTGGCCAATTCCATCTGTGCCTCCGCCAAGCCCATCAATTCACATTAATCCCAAGTTTTTAAAGAAG GCAGACAACACTGGGGTTGCCTCATTGACCAGTGAGATATCAACACCACAGGAACACCAAGTTGTTGAGGGTCATCAACAACGTCTTGTTGAACTCGAGAGACTTCAACAGGAACAGCTGAAATTAACTGAACTGGAGATTCAGGAGCACCAGATGAAGAGGGATTTACTCCTCAAGAAACAGCAACAAGAACGAAAGCTGCTGcttcagcaacaacaacaggacATCCTTCGTCTACGACTGACGAATGATGATTCAGATTCGGATTCTGTAACTAGTAATGGG CCACCTATCACAGCCAAAGTCGAATCAACAGACAGTGTCAAAAAAACATTAAGTAGTCGAGATCCTCGTCTTCGACGTACTGAACAGGAACCTGACCACGTCCGAGAATCAAGACCAGAGGAAGTGCAGACTCTGTTGCCGAGGGAACCTGTAATTAATGAGGAAATTTTAGTTATTGACAACCGAGATAGATTTCCAATACCCATCAGTAATCGTGAACGTGGAAAGGTATCGAATAGACCTCCTGATCACGTTGCTGTTTCAAAGACTGACTCAAAGGTAGATCCGAAGAAAGGAATGAGAAGAAATGTTCAACACATGGCCATTGTAGAAGAGCCAGCTCTACCTGTACCTCACGCAGAGAGGTTGGTCACAGAAAGCCCAAAGCACGGTGATTTTCACAGGGAAGCAAAACCAAAGAATAACCACAGAAAGCGTAATCCTGCTGAATGGCCAAGTCGCTCTGGTGAATATGAAAGCGCTCCAGAGGAGCCTGTTGTTTCAAAGTCTCACTTGGGTAGAGGCAAGTTGCGAAAGGGTAGACGGAAATCTTTGGAAAGAcaaagggggaggggtgggCGAGGTAGAGGGCCTGAGAGAAAAAGGGAGCTTGTGCATGATGGTTTTCAAAATGAAGATGATCAACGCTTCACTAGAATAGGTGAACCAGTTGACCCCAGATACATTGTAGATAGACCTGGTGATTCATCGTCATCTTTTAGAGGGGATTGGAACAGTGATGTAGAACACCGAGATGAAAATTTTAGGCCACGTGATGAGCCTCGTTTACGTCACGGCAAGAGGAGAAGAGGTAGGGGACAAACTGTTTATGTCAGAGGACGTGACCATGATGAAATTATGCGATCTAGAAGTCCGGGAATTGCTGAACAGAGAGTAATGGATATAGTACACGAGAGAGATAGAGTGGAGAGCATGGAGCCAAGTATGGAACCTCGCTTTGCTGGGCCAGAGATTTTCCAAGATCCTGAGTTTAGAATTAGAGAGGAAAAGCACCTGGATTTAAGTGAGAACAACCATCCTCCTTTTCACAGTGATCCAAGAGAGCAGCACTTCGGCGAGCCCCATCCAAAGAAGCCAAGACCTTTGCTCTCCGATATGGAAATAAATGAACTACGAAACAGGAAAGGAGCTTCTCCAAATGCGGGAAGAATGACTCCTCCGCATTTGCCACCAGAAGGCTTCCTTGGCCATCCTTTGGAAAGAGGGGAAGAGCTACCGGTGTTTGACCCTCACATGGATGGTCCTTTTCACCCTGACTTGGGCCCAGCACCGCATGGTGAATTTGGACCGCCAGTCGAACACCATGGAATGTGGGAACATGGATTTGAAATTCCCCGAGAGCTTATGTTGGATCGTCAGAATGAAATCATGAGACGG GCGGAAAGGAGACTACAGTCCGGTGATCTTACTGTAGATCAGCATCACGACCTTATGGATAAACTTCACCAGTTGTATGAACTTCAGCGTCAATCTGAGCAGCTGAGGCATCCTCCAGATATGCGGCATCCGCTTCCTGAACATGATGTTAGGCTGATGATACCAGTCCCCAGGCCAG GAGCTCCTACAGACATGGATGACCCAATGTTAGATGCAGGTCCAGGTAGACCGATGCCGCCAATGTATGAAGAGCATTCCAGCATGCCACCCAGAGGTCCCCCACCAATGGATCTTCAAGGTCCTCCTGTGAGACTTGATGGCCCCAGATTTGATGTTAATGAACCTCGCATGGAGAGACATAATGAGAACTTCAGGGGACACCCAAGGGAACTTGATCAACACCCACATGACCGGATTGTACTTAGGGGCCCTATGGAACCCCCTGTAAGGTTTGATGGTCCTCCCAGGAGAGAGGACATGCCGAATCCGATGTTTGGTAGGCCTGTAGAAGACATTCCTGCTCCCAGGACACCTCCAAGACAAGAAAGAG GTGGAGAAGTTGCACCTCCCACGCCAAACACCATGATGGAGAAGAAAGCTGTTGATGATCTGTTCCGAAAACTCATGCAAGTTGGAATCATAAAAGTGACTCCGGAACCTGGTAGCGAATCTCCTCGACATGATCCTTTACCCGCACCCCCACCGGCAGAGGCTCAACAACCCCCACCTCTCCCTACTCGACCTGTTTCTTCTGTTCTTCCCATTCTAGCAGCAGTCTTGCCTCAAAAGGATTTACTGATTGAAAAGAAACCAATTCCTGAGATAAAACTTGTTCCGTATGAGCTAAAAAG GCGGCATGATGGCGTGATAAGCAGTCTTTATGTAGGGACCCAGTGTTCGTCTTGTGGTCTTCGGTTTCCGGGTGAAGCTGCTAAGATTTATCGTGAACACTTGGACTGGCATTTTCGCAAGAACAGACGTGAGAAAGATAGCAGAAGAGTGGCTCATAGACAGTGGTATTTTATGGTCAAAGATTGGCTCGGTTATGAGGAGATTTCAGATCCGGACGAACGAG CTCGAAGTTCGTTCTTTGATGTTAACACCGGAGCCGTGGACTCTCCGGATCCGTCGAAAGAGTCCAAAGACATTTTCATCGGAGATGGCAGCTGCCCTGTTCTCAGTAGTGATACCGAAGCTGAAGCG GAGTGTGACATCTGCTGTGAAAAGTTGGAACAATTCTGGGAAGAAACAAACGAAGAGTGGCATTACAAGGCTGCTGTTCGCATTGACGGCAAG ACTTACCATTTGTTGTGTTATCAAGATGCCAAAGAG AATCAAGGCGAACCGGATAAAGATGATAACAAACTCGacaaagaagaggaagaaagCACGGAAGTGGACGGTGATCAAACGTCTTCTCACCAGGGCGACACCAACGTTAAGGAAGAAAAGAAATTCACGGAGAAGATCGAGACGAGCAAAGGAAAAACGGTTGCAGAAAAGACTGATACGAAGTCTCGTGAAAAAGACTCGCTGAAAGTAAAGGGTGAGGGAGCACGCGAGAAGGGTAGCGTTAGTGTGTCTAGTAATTCTGTTGATAATAAAGAGAATGAAACGAAGGGTGATGATACATAG